A section of the Halococcus agarilyticus genome encodes:
- a CDS encoding ABC transporter permease has translation MSTRSATDRIGEWFSGSLPSPTRGMRKLLSLVGFLGVWWVFYQFGVLNFEHFVSPGTALVAFGEVLAGRPLIEGGDTIYLHAVYSTVRVALGVGVAAVLAIPLGLVVGTSRRWENLLYPALEALRPIPPIAWLPIAIIVFPAIALGSVSIPLSALFVVFVGAFFPIFTNTIEGARNVEAEFRRAAESLGASATNVFRHVVLPATLPSIITGLSLGVGLGWITVVAAELVTGGPGLGYIIIRGSRLRNKQTIVIGMLAVGALGYASSALVAALGRRLTPWSDSD, from the coding sequence ATGAGCACGCGCTCGGCGACCGACCGGATCGGCGAGTGGTTCTCGGGGAGTCTCCCGTCGCCGACACGAGGGATGCGAAAGCTCCTCTCGCTCGTCGGCTTCCTCGGGGTCTGGTGGGTGTTCTACCAGTTCGGGGTGCTCAACTTCGAGCACTTCGTCAGCCCCGGGACGGCCCTCGTGGCGTTCGGCGAGGTGCTCGCCGGCCGGCCGCTGATCGAGGGCGGGGACACCATCTATCTCCACGCCGTCTACTCGACGGTGCGGGTGGCGCTTGGCGTCGGGGTCGCGGCGGTGCTCGCGATCCCGCTCGGCCTCGTCGTCGGCACGAGCCGGCGGTGGGAGAACCTGCTGTACCCCGCGCTCGAAGCGCTTCGACCGATCCCGCCGATCGCGTGGCTCCCGATCGCCATCATCGTCTTCCCGGCGATCGCACTCGGCTCGGTGTCGATCCCGCTGTCCGCGCTGTTCGTCGTGTTCGTCGGAGCGTTCTTCCCGATCTTCACGAACACCATCGAGGGCGCACGGAACGTCGAGGCGGAGTTCCGCCGGGCGGCCGAGAGCCTCGGCGCGTCCGCGACGAACGTCTTCCGGCACGTCGTGCTGCCGGCGACGCTGCCGTCGATCATCACCGGGCTCTCGCTCGGCGTCGGGCTCGGCTGGATCACGGTCGTCGCCGCCGAGCTCGTCACCGGCGGCCCCGGACTCGGCTACATCATCATCCGGGGGTCGCGACTGCGAAACAAGCAAACCATCGTCATCGGCATGCTCGCGGTCGGCGCGCTCGGGTACGCCTCCTCGGCGCTCGTCGCGGCGCTCGGTCGGCGGCTCACCCCGTGGTCCGACAGCGACTGA
- a CDS encoding ABC transporter substrate-binding protein, translating to MSPSRRRFLQASAVGGIGTLTGCLGAASGTGKTLTMGYQPFSAHAWEALVMKHSDIPQKYLPEDYSLAWQSALQGAVVGNRMSVGKNQAGWMGDMPALTTIAQDETPASLVGLANWSRGQQCNLLVVPRNSDIQQTSDIAGKTVGVTKGSCTHRYLLRLLEEEGIDVTMEDTSISTILANLREGRIAAGLGWEPSIAKSVFQDELTRYVSTGAEYDVIDAGGIPMTDSLINNHREAAKGILKAELEATRVLATEHERTLDLVAQEADLRYFDRSSLRWGVYRDPPIGENVQRLKYATDYEQAEEPGRLMKETGPEFLTRQGALEAPPPDDRYKPEILNEAAAELDDAVEWSPRSTGNASGGGNASGTTNASAGGTTGGGE from the coding sequence ATGAGTCCCTCACGCCGACGGTTCCTCCAGGCGTCGGCTGTCGGAGGAATCGGAACACTGACCGGGTGTCTCGGTGCCGCGTCCGGCACTGGGAAGACGCTGACGATGGGCTACCAGCCGTTCTCCGCACACGCGTGGGAGGCGCTCGTCATGAAACACAGCGACATCCCACAGAAGTACCTCCCCGAGGACTACTCGTTGGCGTGGCAGTCGGCGCTCCAGGGCGCGGTCGTCGGCAACCGGATGAGCGTCGGGAAGAACCAGGCGGGCTGGATGGGCGACATGCCGGCGCTGACCACCATCGCTCAGGACGAGACCCCGGCCAGTCTCGTCGGTCTCGCCAACTGGTCACGGGGCCAACAGTGTAACCTCCTGGTCGTGCCCCGCAACTCGGACATCCAGCAGACGTCGGACATCGCCGGCAAGACCGTCGGCGTCACGAAGGGGTCGTGTACCCACCGGTATCTGTTGCGGCTGCTCGAAGAGGAGGGGATCGACGTCACCATGGAGGACACCTCCATCTCGACCATCCTCGCGAACCTCCGCGAGGGGCGGATCGCGGCAGGGCTAGGCTGGGAGCCCTCGATCGCGAAGTCGGTGTTCCAGGACGAGTTGACGCGATACGTCTCGACCGGTGCGGAGTACGACGTGATTGACGCCGGCGGGATCCCGATGACCGACAGCCTGATCAACAACCACCGCGAGGCCGCGAAGGGAATTCTGAAAGCCGAGCTCGAAGCGACGCGGGTCCTCGCGACCGAGCACGAGCGAACCCTCGATCTGGTCGCCCAGGAAGCGGACCTCCGGTACTTCGATCGTTCGTCGCTCCGGTGGGGCGTCTACCGGGACCCGCCGATCGGCGAGAACGTGCAGCGACTGAAGTACGCGACCGACTATGAGCAGGCCGAGGAACCGGGGCGGCTGATGAAGGAGACCGGCCCGGAGTTCCTCACCCGTCAGGGAGCGCTCGAAGCCCCGCCGCCGGACGACCGGTACAAGCCGGAGATCCTCAACGAAGCGGCGGCGGAACTCGACGACGCGGTCGAGTGGTCGCCGCGATCGACCGGGAACGCGTCGGGCGGCGGCAACGCTTCGGGAACCACGAACGCCTCGGCTGGTGGCACCACGGGAGGGGGCGAATGA
- a CDS encoding 4-phosphopantoate--beta-alanine ligase — protein sequence MSEEPRIPVAPADETEIPESHPRHESLLARHRIEAGVEKGITSLQGLIAQGRGEAYDYLLGERTIESADAAARAAAAQFLLADHPVISVNGNVAALCPAAVVDLAEATGADIEVNLFNRTDERMAAIAEHLREHGASEVKGLAADAQIPGLDHARATVDADGIHAADVVLVPLEDGDRAAALDEMGKTEIVIDLNPLSRSPQVADVPIVDNLVRAIPTIAEHARELRGRSREELETVVEGFDPDAALDAAERAVRSSTTD from the coding sequence ATGAGCGAGGAGCCGCGGATCCCCGTCGCCCCCGCAGACGAGACCGAGATCCCGGAGTCACACCCCCGCCACGAGTCGCTGCTCGCGCGCCACCGGATCGAGGCCGGTGTCGAGAAGGGGATCACCTCCTTGCAGGGGCTCATCGCGCAGGGGCGCGGCGAGGCCTACGACTACTTGCTCGGCGAGCGCACCATCGAGAGCGCCGACGCGGCCGCCCGCGCCGCCGCCGCCCAGTTCCTGCTCGCCGATCATCCCGTGATCTCCGTGAACGGCAACGTCGCGGCGCTGTGTCCCGCGGCGGTGGTCGATCTCGCCGAAGCGACGGGCGCGGACATCGAGGTGAACCTCTTCAATCGCACCGACGAACGGATGGCGGCGATCGCCGAGCACCTCCGCGAGCACGGGGCGAGCGAGGTGAAGGGCCTGGCTGCCGACGCGCAGATTCCGGGGCTCGACCACGCCCGCGCGACGGTCGACGCCGACGGCATCCACGCCGCCGACGTGGTGCTCGTCCCCCTGGAGGACGGCGACCGCGCCGCGGCGCTCGATGAGATGGGGAAAACCGAGATCGTGATCGATCTCAACCCGCTCTCACGCTCGCCGCAGGTCGCCGACGTCCCGATCGTCGACAACCTCGTCCGCGCGATCCCGACCATCGCCGAACACGCACGCGAGCTTCGTGGTCGGTCCCGCGAGGAGCTCGAAACGGTCGTCGAGGGGTTCGACCCCGACGCGGCGCTCGACGCGGCCGAGCGGGCGGTCCGATCGAGCACGACCGACTGA